A genomic window from Carassius auratus strain Wakin chromosome 19, ASM336829v1, whole genome shotgun sequence includes:
- the LOC113119937 gene encoding enhancer of filamentation 1-like, translated as MKYKNLMAKALYDNVPESPEELAFRKGDILTVIEQNTGGLEGWWLCSLHGRQGIAPGNRLKLLIGPMFEGQTPASLSPPQGHSPQGVYQVPPSHQSPQGQGIYQIPPSQEVYQVPQRSALKADGTPSKVVTPIRVGQTYAYSPAADTSHDLYDVPPVRQQGVYDIPASKQTGPHGISRAQGLYDTPPSQDLRSKGLYDIPPASQGVYSTPPYKNNIAQDEGSYDFPQPSKHKQEGIYDVPPPSLSKGSPCSNYDFPPSSEQMSRKGMNNSAGIYDVPASQLAAGGSQDLYDIPRGMPQNRHASSERDRNKSVYDIPPGDARLLGDVTEGVNRLSFSSTGSTRSSMSTSSSSAGSPAEARLTLDLDSAVQRLSRLQQGLDSSVCVLQTLAASPHWRTYSFMERHANEVRVSLERVKCALTEFLAFGRGAAANCTTLSDPGLHSKLRRQLQRLEDSHQILQQTHQTLENNSWALNILVTGAKHQNKTDELERFVMVSRTVPDDAKQLASTIGGSAELLFRRAPIEGIVHPFTCTPTEDDSYGAKTKPFPVSQDKANMNREKCVKSWMEDYDYVHLQGKDEFERQQKELLEKENITKQSKVQLEQEQLNQFKQLEQEVIKPVENDITKWISHQHSSGSSSSDSSSNISTGGGAPMSLRDRQLLGFYADQCEQHFVTLLNAVDAFFGCVKAGQPPRIFVAHGKFVILSAHKLVFIGDTLSRQASAAEVANRVMNLSNMLCEMLKTVVGATKIAALHYPNTAAVQEMVDRVTDLSHLAQQFKVQLSQMAGL; from the exons ATGAAGTACAAA AATCTAATGGCTAAAGCGCTTTACGACAATGTCCCGGAATCTCCAGAAGAGCTGGCGTTCCGGAAAGGCGACATCCTGACCGTCATCGAGCAGAACACTGGCGGTCTGGAGGGATGGTGGCTCTGTTCGCTCCACGGCCGTCAGGGCATCGCACCCGGCAACCGCCTCAAACTGCTTATCGGACCAATGTTTGAAGGACAGACGCCTGCATCCCTCTCCCCTCCACAGGGTCACTCACCTCAAGGTGTGTACCAGGTGCCACCGTCCCACCAGAGCCCACAGGGACAGGGCATCTACCAGATCCCTCCATCTCAAGAAGTGTACCAGGTTCCACAGAGAAGCGCACTGAAAGCTGATGGGACTCCCAGCAAG GTGGTGACCCCAATCCGTGTAGGGCAAACATATGCTTACAGTCCTGCGGCAGATACATCTCATGACCTCTACGATGTTCCTCCAGTTCGTCAACAGGGG GTGTACGATATTCCAGCGAGCAAACAAACTGGACCGCACGGCATCTCCAGAGCCCAGGGCCTCTACGACACCCCCCCTTCCCAGGACCTGCGATCAAAAGGACTGTATGACATACCACCAGCTTCACAAGGG GTGTACTCAACGCCACCTTACAAGAATAACATTGCACAAGACGAAGGGAGTTACGACTTTCCACAGCCTTCGAAGCACAAGCAAGAAGGTATATATGACGTTCCACCACCGTCGCTCTCCAAAGGTTCCCCATGCTCCAACTACGACTTCCCACCCAGCTCTGAACAGATGTCCCGAAAGGGCATGAACAACAGCGCTGGCATCTACGACGTTCCCGCCAGCCAACTGGCCGCAGGTGGATCTCAAGACTTGTACGATATTCCACGTGGAATGCCGCAGAATCGACACGCTTCTTCTGAAAGAGACAGAAATAAATCAGTTTACGATATTCCTCCAGGAGACGCTCGGTTACTCGGTGACGTGACTGAAGGCGTCAACCGCTTGTCGTTTTCCAGCACGGGAAGCACTCGCAGTAGTATGTCGACTTCCTCTTCTTCCGCAGGATCGCCCGCCGAGGCCCGGCTAACATTGGATCTAGACTCTGCGGTCCAGAGGTTAAGTCGTCTTCAGCAAGGTCTGGATTCTTCAGTTTGTGTGCTGCAAACTCTTGCGGCATCGCCTCACTGGCGAACGTACAGCTTCATGGAGCGTCATGCCAACGAGGTCCGTGTTTCATTGGAGCGCGTCAAGTGTGCGCTCACAGAGTTTCTCGCATTTGGCCGTGGAGCAGCTGCGAATTGCACCACGTTGTCCGATCCAGGTTTGCACTCCAAGTTGCGACGCCAGTTGCAACGTCTAGAAGATTCCCATCAGATTCTTCAACAAACACACCAAACTTTAGAAAACAATAGCTGGGCGCTTAATATACTAGTAACGGGTGCCAAGCATCAGAACAAGACTGATGAACTGGAACGTTTTGTAATGGTGTCGCGGACAGTGCCTGATGATGCCAAGCAGCTGGCTTCAACAATAGGGGGCAGTGCAGAGCTGCTTTTCCGAAGAGCACCAATAGAGGGCATCGTTCATCCCTTTACTTGCACCCCAACGGAGGATGACAGCTACGGAGCCAAGACCAAACCTTTCCCCGTATCTCAGGACAAAGCAAACATGAACAGAGAGAAGTGCGTTAAAAGCTGGATGGAAGATTATGACTACGTCCACCTACAG GGAAAAGATGAATTTGAACGTCAACAGAAGGAACTTTTAGAGAAGGAGAACATCACCAAACAAAGCAAAGTCCAACTCGAACAAGAACAG CTGAACCAGTTCAAACAGCTCGAACAGGAAGTGATCAAACCTGTAGAGAATGACATCACCAAATGGATCTCCCACCAACATTCATCAGGCTCCTCATCTTCAGACTCCTCCTCTAATATCTCCACGGGAGGCGGCGCTCCGATGAGTTTGCGTGATCGCCAACTGTTGGGCTTCTACGCGGACCAATGCGAACAGCACTTTGTGACACTGTTGAATGCGGTGGATGCTTTTTTCGGCTGCGTAAAGGCTGGGCAACCTCCACGAATCTTCGTTGCGCATGGCAAGTTCGTCATTCTGAGTGCCCACAAACTTGTGTTTATCGGGGACACTCTGTCGAGACAAGCCTCGGCGGCTGAAGTGGCGAATCGCGTCATGAACTTAAGTAACATGCTGTGTGAGATGCTAAAGACAGTCGTGGGCGCCACCAAAATAGCGGCCCTTCACTATCCCAACACGGCCGCTGTGCAGGAAATGGTAGATCGCGTGACGGACCTCTCGCACTTGGCGCAACAATTTAAAGTGCAGCTCTCGCAGATGGCGGGATTGTGA